In Phreatobacter aquaticus, a single genomic region encodes these proteins:
- a CDS encoding helix-turn-helix transcriptional regulator, with product MTILAEIKGFIGSVVRQAMSIQARAYATKESSERKANPNLKQPPEAGPSGWTVIFDTETGVDHAQALRIGAYEVRRNADLYERGAFYEPAALSEEELQRLKSYAADHGLVCRTTREFVTQIFYGIGYDLRAAIVGLNLPFDISRLAIDHGNARGPVMRGGFSFRLSEDPHLPRLQIRNLSRRAAMIQFTATRKRQDNRRERQAKKSPPVRRGYFIDIGTVGAALMSQTFSLDRLAKALGVESQKGDPGQHGATLTADYIAYAVQDVRVTWECYRALRVKFLGHNLDKSHMHRVLSEASLGKAYLKQMGIVPWRKLQPDFPNETLGVIMSTYYGGRTEVRLRRQIGQVLYCDFLSMYPTVCTLMNLWRFVIAKGIDWSDATEETRGFLETVTAADLQKQTTWRSLTTLVQVMPDDDILPVRAKYGDAQQATIGLNYLKGDKPLWYTLADCVASKLLIGKAPRVVRALRFKPKGKQTNLAPIAIAGSPDHLVDPRTDDFYRRVIDLRSKVKAARRNADLLTRYRLEFEQLALKILANATSYGIFVELNVEELDEPEDVRCHTGSGEAFDVQTANLEKPGTYFHPLLATLITGAARLMLALAEKRTIDAGLDWAFCDTDSMAITKPDAMEQDEFFRRAKSVCDWFVPLNPYEAKGPLFKIEDVNFAEGTESLEPLFCLAISSKRYVLFNLDSQGLPVIRKASAHGLGHLLPPYQNSVVLKGNADEAAILQSAEIEAWQYDLWFHIIQAMREGHPEQVRLDYHPALKQPAISRYGATTPALLKLFDHFNRGRSYRQKVKPFNFMIALYANALSWTSNLPKFPTTTGRGKGLKTPELGLRPVAPFARNPSDAASKAFDRITGGPVPASVLKTYRQVLAQYHLSPEMKFENGDFTESGVTRRRHVEFIEVVSIGKEANKLEEQMFMGADADAHIEYGVGAIGQNQRVAELRKLAAKIGRREVSEITGVSRGTIDRLLNSAELPIGPRTATKLAKGLEKLRSEAVSRDFKDRALRQMVVSRLEEIGLRPFAAELDFNPSNLRKVAIGHRDISVGLRTRLQAYFSRTGRSKAA from the coding sequence ATGACCATTCTTGCTGAAATCAAAGGTTTCATCGGCTCCGTCGTTCGTCAGGCTATGAGCATCCAAGCTCGCGCATACGCGACGAAAGAGAGCTCTGAGCGGAAAGCAAACCCCAATCTGAAACAGCCACCGGAGGCCGGCCCATCGGGATGGACGGTAATCTTCGACACTGAGACGGGCGTGGACCATGCACAGGCTCTGCGGATTGGGGCCTATGAGGTTCGCCGCAATGCCGACCTGTACGAGCGGGGCGCATTCTATGAACCGGCAGCGCTATCGGAGGAGGAGCTGCAACGTCTGAAATCCTACGCGGCGGACCACGGCTTGGTCTGTCGTACGACCCGCGAGTTCGTCACCCAGATTTTCTATGGGATTGGATACGACCTCCGCGCGGCCATCGTCGGCTTGAACCTGCCGTTCGATATCTCAAGGCTCGCCATCGACCACGGCAATGCTCGAGGGCCGGTGATGCGGGGCGGGTTTTCATTCAGGCTGTCTGAAGACCCCCATCTTCCGCGCCTTCAGATCCGGAACCTTTCCCGCCGCGCTGCGATGATCCAGTTCACGGCCACCCGTAAGCGCCAGGACAATCGCCGCGAGCGCCAGGCCAAGAAGTCACCACCCGTTCGGCGCGGATATTTCATCGATATCGGGACCGTCGGTGCCGCTTTGATGAGCCAAACGTTCTCGTTGGATCGGCTGGCAAAAGCTCTCGGGGTCGAATCTCAAAAGGGTGATCCAGGTCAGCACGGCGCAACGTTGACCGCAGACTATATCGCCTATGCCGTGCAGGACGTGCGTGTGACCTGGGAGTGCTACCGGGCTCTCCGGGTCAAATTCCTGGGGCACAATCTCGATAAGAGTCATATGCACCGCGTTCTCTCTGAGGCGAGCCTGGGCAAGGCCTATTTGAAGCAGATGGGGATCGTGCCTTGGCGCAAGCTCCAGCCCGACTTTCCGAACGAGACGCTCGGCGTCATCATGAGCACCTACTACGGCGGGCGCACTGAGGTGCGGCTCCGGCGGCAAATTGGGCAGGTCCTTTATTGCGACTTCCTATCCATGTATCCGACCGTTTGCACTCTCATGAACCTCTGGCGGTTTGTAATCGCAAAGGGAATTGATTGGAGCGATGCGACGGAGGAGACGCGCGGGTTCCTCGAAACCGTCACCGCCGCGGACCTTCAGAAGCAGACGACTTGGCGGTCGCTCACGACGCTTGTCCAGGTCATGCCGGATGACGATATTTTGCCTGTTCGAGCCAAATATGGTGATGCGCAACAGGCAACCATTGGCCTGAACTATCTGAAGGGCGACAAGCCACTTTGGTACACATTAGCCGACTGCGTCGCGTCAAAGCTTCTCATCGGGAAAGCGCCGCGCGTCGTCCGGGCACTTCGGTTCAAACCGAAGGGCAAACAGACGAACCTAGCTCCTATCGCGATCGCTGGCAGTCCGGACCACCTCGTCGATCCGCGCACAGACGACTTCTATCGCCGTGTCATCGACCTTCGGAGCAAGGTGAAGGCCGCGAGGCGTAATGCAGACCTCCTGACTCGCTATCGGCTCGAATTCGAACAGTTGGCGCTCAAGATTCTCGCAAACGCCACGAGCTACGGGATTTTCGTCGAGTTGAACGTCGAGGAGCTCGACGAACCTGAAGACGTCCGATGCCATACCGGCTCGGGAGAGGCCTTTGATGTGCAAACTGCCAATCTGGAGAAGCCCGGCACCTACTTCCATCCGCTGCTAGCCACGCTGATAACTGGCGCCGCAAGGCTCATGCTTGCACTGGCCGAAAAGCGCACGATCGATGCGGGTCTCGACTGGGCCTTCTGCGATACTGACAGCATGGCGATCACCAAGCCGGACGCCATGGAGCAGGACGAGTTCTTCAGGCGTGCGAAGAGCGTGTGCGATTGGTTCGTGCCGCTCAACCCCTATGAGGCGAAAGGACCGCTGTTCAAGATTGAAGATGTGAATTTCGCAGAAGGGACAGAGAGCCTCGAACCGCTCTTCTGCCTGGCGATTTCGTCAAAGCGCTACGTCCTGTTCAATTTGGACAGCCAGGGGCTACCCGTCATTCGCAAGGCATCTGCCCATGGCCTGGGTCACCTTCTGCCGCCCTACCAGAACTCAGTCGTCCTGAAGGGGAACGCTGACGAAGCGGCCATCCTGCAATCGGCTGAAATCGAGGCTTGGCAATATGACCTGTGGTTCCACATCATCCAGGCAATGCGCGAAGGCCACCCCGAACAGGTACGGCTCGACTATCACCCAGCGCTGAAGCAGCCAGCCATCAGTCGTTATGGCGCGACCACCCCTGCCCTCCTGAAACTGTTCGACCACTTCAACAGAGGCCGCAGCTATCGCCAGAAGGTGAAGCCGTTCAATTTCATGATCGCGCTCTATGCAAATGCGCTTTCCTGGACTTCCAACCTGCCCAAGTTCCCTACGACGACCGGTCGGGGCAAGGGCCTAAAGACCCCAGAATTAGGTTTGCGACCTGTCGCACCGTTCGCCCGCAATCCGAGCGATGCAGCGTCAAAGGCTTTTGACCGCATCACAGGGGGACCAGTCCCGGCAAGCGTCCTCAAGACCTATCGGCAAGTCCTGGCCCAATACCATTTGAGCCCTGAGATGAAATTCGAAAACGGTGATTTCACCGAAAGCGGAGTGACGAGGCGCCGCCACGTCGAGTTCATCGAGGTGGTCTCGATCGGCAAAGAAGCCAATAAACTTGAGGAGCAAATGTTTATGGGCGCGGATGCAGATGCCCATATTGAATATGGCGTTGGCGCAATTGGCCAAAATCAGCGCGTTGCGGAATTACGGAAACTGGCCGCGAAAATTGGCCGACGCGAGGTATCTGAAATCACTGGCGTTTCTCGGGGGACAATTGACCGCCTGCTGAACTCAGCAGAATTACCAATTGGGCCACGTACCGCGACGAAATTGGCAAAAGGCCTTGAGAAATTGCGCAGCGAGGCAGTGTCTCGGGATTTCAAAGACCGCGCTTTGCGGCAAATGGTGGTTTCGAGGCTCGAAGAAATTGGGCTGAGGCCGTTTGCAGCGGAATTGGATTTCAATCCATCCAATTTGCGCAAAGTCGCAATCGGACATCGCGACATTTCCGTGGGACTTAGAACCCGCCTGCAAGCGTACTTTTCGCGAACTGGGCGATCAAAGGCGGCATAG
- a CDS encoding nuclear transport factor 2 family protein, which produces MSIALVTADLPVHQLLKVGYAAWARGDMRPLLAMAAPACELTIAGNPALNAGTGTWIGPAAIVQAFAQIRSALILRDMTIESMLVDETRAFVHRHAVHEVISTGRTHETQFVDVLDLRREQITRVQIFYDTATMALMMGQVRVATVTTTGASDPKSSLGG; this is translated from the coding sequence ATGTCGATTGCTCTCGTCACAGCCGACCTGCCGGTTCACCAGCTGTTGAAGGTTGGCTACGCGGCCTGGGCCCGTGGCGACATGCGCCCCCTGCTCGCCATGGCGGCGCCGGCCTGCGAACTCACGATCGCCGGCAATCCCGCGCTCAATGCCGGTACCGGCACCTGGATCGGTCCGGCCGCGATCGTCCAGGCCTTTGCCCAGATCCGGTCGGCGCTCATCCTGCGCGACATGACCATCGAGAGCATGCTGGTCGATGAGACACGGGCCTTCGTCCATCGCCATGCGGTGCACGAGGTCATCAGCACCGGCCGCACTCACGAGACCCAGTTCGTCGATGTGCTCGACCTCAGGCGCGAGCAGATCACACGCGTCCAGATCTTCTACGACACGGCAACCATGGCACTGATGATGGGCCAGGTGCGGGTTGCGACCGTCACCACCACCGGGGCGAGCGATCCCAAGAGCAGCCTCGGCGGATAA
- a CDS encoding autotransporter outer membrane beta-barrel domain-containing protein codes for MIQSALSRPSHALTTHRRLIPHLMAGLSAVSLTLAAPEARATDILWTGGNGEFLTGSNWAGGVVPLGTDAGVFGDVLARTVTVTVAPATSAGTGDLKFNADAGQVTFNLGLGAGSRFAIVGRVITDAAGQAPIFNVQAGGTQLVFQAGTASAGNATINNQGTVTFEGTSSAGTAIINTTNGGLLYIGGNSQGGSAVLNATDSTIRVETGAHTQNATITLNGTSALRFQGGGASASAASITANSGSLVEFTGYTFGGTASLDIKSGATLEMQNSSNPTLAFSSLIANGTVNMGSTNLTVGSLSGAGTIDTASAGGPTITVGGGNVSSSFSGTITGTTLGLVKNGTGTFTFGGTMATSGLTQVNVGTLQVDGSIGGTGGVSVASGGTLAGAGTVSGFTVASGGFVAPGSGGIGTLNVTGNATLNAGSTTVIEVSAASADRLAISGTASLAGGLRLVTVGTGFSFGTNYTILSAAGGLTGTFNPVNIVGSFGPGIGTNLSYTGTDAILSLSANALLPLLPTGIATNPRNVATAIDRAVGGGADGSAFFGLYALNPSAMPGALSALSGEAATGTQQTAFNAAGLFLSMMLDPMTGARGATAASASPSLVQMADPPVGGRAVAVDAGWNVWTKAYAQSGATNGDAGTGAASSTGSLYGVAAGADKRLTPDTLVGFALSGGGTSFGLGQARGSGTGDTFQAGLYGSTRLGDGYVSAALAYGWNSFSISRTVAAAGLNETYASRVTAQTYGGRLEAGWRMGVRAYGLTPYAALEAIGYQAPGYAETFTAPTTGAAALAYAGKSSASIRSELGLRADARTELAPGQTLITYGRLAWAYQARPDRSVDASFQGLANSGFTVFGARASTHTALASLGAELQIAAGTRLSSSLDAELGDRHRSIRANLGLRHSW; via the coding sequence GTGATCCAGTCCGCCCTGTCCCGCCCGTCCCATGCCCTGACCACCCATCGGCGGCTGATTCCCCATCTGATGGCGGGCCTGTCGGCCGTGTCGCTCACGCTTGCCGCGCCGGAGGCCAGGGCCACCGACATCCTCTGGACCGGCGGCAATGGCGAATTCTTAACCGGCAGCAATTGGGCGGGCGGCGTTGTTCCACTTGGCACTGATGCTGGGGTGTTTGGCGATGTATTGGCCAGAACCGTGACGGTGACTGTCGCGCCGGCAACATCGGCAGGCACCGGAGACCTCAAGTTCAATGCGGACGCCGGGCAGGTGACCTTCAATCTGGGCTTAGGCGCCGGATCCAGATTTGCGATCGTTGGCCGCGTCATCACCGACGCTGCGGGCCAGGCCCCCATCTTCAATGTGCAGGCGGGCGGCACCCAGTTGGTCTTCCAAGCCGGCACCGCATCGGCTGGCAATGCCACCATCAACAACCAGGGGACAGTGACTTTCGAAGGCACTTCCTCTGCCGGCACGGCCATCATCAACACCACCAATGGCGGCCTGCTCTATATCGGAGGGAACTCGCAAGGCGGTTCAGCGGTGCTGAACGCCACCGACAGCACTATCCGCGTTGAGACAGGGGCACATACTCAGAACGCAACGATCACGCTGAACGGAACAAGCGCGCTGCGGTTTCAGGGCGGGGGCGCAAGTGCCAGTGCGGCTTCGATCACCGCCAATAGCGGCTCGCTGGTCGAGTTCACTGGCTACACCTTCGGCGGCACGGCCAGCCTCGACATCAAGAGCGGCGCGACGCTCGAGATGCAGAACAGTAGCAACCCCACCCTGGCCTTCAGCTCGCTGATTGCCAACGGCACGGTCAATATGGGCTCCACGAACCTCACCGTCGGCTCGCTCTCGGGCGCCGGCACGATCGACACGGCCAGCGCCGGCGGGCCGACGATCACGGTTGGCGGCGGCAATGTGTCCTCGTCATTCTCGGGCACGATCACCGGCACGACCCTCGGTCTGGTGAAGAACGGCACGGGCACCTTCACCTTCGGCGGCACGATGGCGACCTCCGGACTGACCCAGGTGAATGTCGGCACCCTGCAGGTCGACGGATCGATCGGCGGCACGGGCGGTGTGTCGGTCGCCTCTGGCGGTACGCTGGCGGGCGCTGGAACCGTCTCCGGCTTCACGGTTGCGTCCGGCGGCTTCGTCGCGCCGGGCAGCGGCGGCATCGGCACGCTGAACGTCACCGGCAATGCCACGCTGAATGCCGGCAGCACGACCGTCATCGAGGTCTCGGCGGCCAGCGCCGACAGGCTCGCTATCTCCGGCACGGCGAGCCTCGCCGGCGGCCTTCGGCTGGTCACGGTCGGCACCGGCTTCTCGTTCGGCACCAATTACACGATCCTGTCCGCGGCGGGCGGCCTCACCGGCACGTTCAACCCGGTGAACATCGTCGGTTCCTTCGGCCCCGGCATCGGCACCAATCTCAGCTATACCGGCACCGACGCCATCCTCTCGCTGTCGGCCAATGCGCTGCTCCCGCTGCTGCCGACCGGCATCGCCACCAACCCTCGCAATGTCGCAACCGCCATCGACCGCGCGGTCGGCGGCGGGGCCGACGGCTCCGCCTTCTTCGGCCTCTATGCGCTGAACCCCTCGGCCATGCCGGGTGCGCTCTCGGCCCTGTCGGGCGAGGCCGCGACTGGGACCCAGCAGACCGCCTTCAATGCCGCAGGCCTGTTCCTCTCCATGATGCTCGACCCGATGACCGGCGCGCGCGGCGCGACCGCGGCCTCGGCCAGCCCCTCGCTGGTCCAGATGGCCGATCCGCCGGTCGGTGGCCGGGCGGTTGCGGTCGATGCCGGCTGGAACGTCTGGACCAAGGCCTATGCCCAGTCGGGCGCGACCAATGGCGATGCCGGCACAGGTGCTGCCTCATCCACCGGTAGCCTCTATGGCGTGGCGGCCGGCGCCGACAAGCGCCTCACGCCGGATACGCTGGTCGGCTTCGCCCTGTCGGGCGGCGGCACGTCCTTCGGCCTCGGCCAGGCCCGTGGCTCGGGCACCGGCGACACGTTCCAGGCCGGTCTCTATGGCTCGACGCGGCTGGGCGACGGCTATGTCTCGGCGGCGCTTGCCTATGGCTGGAACAGCTTCTCCATCTCGCGCACTGTCGCCGCCGCTGGCCTCAACGAGACCTATGCATCACGCGTCACTGCCCAGACCTATGGCGGCCGCCTCGAGGCCGGCTGGCGCATGGGTGTCCGGGCCTATGGCCTGACCCCCTATGCCGCGCTGGAAGCCATCGGCTATCAGGCGCCCGGCTATGCCGAGACCTTCACGGCCCCCACCACCGGCGCTGCCGCGCTCGCCTATGCCGGCAAGTCCTCGGCCTCGATCCGCAGCGAGCTCGGCCTGCGCGCCGATGCCCGTACCGAACTCGCCCCCGGCCAGACCCTGATCACCTATGGCCGCCTCGCCTGGGCCTATCAGGCGCGTCCCGACCGCTCGGTCGATGCGAGCTTCCAGGGCCTGGCCAATTCCGGCTTCACAGTGTTCGGTGCCCGCGCCTCGACCCACACGGCGCTGGCGTCGCTTGGGGCGGAACTGCAGATCGCCGCCGGCACGCGGCTGTCGTCGTCGCTCGATGCCGAGCTTGGCGACCGCCATCGCTCCATCCGCGCCAATCTCGGCCTGCGCCACAGCTGGTAA
- a CDS encoding LysR substrate-binding domain-containing protein: MMQKPIRNLDLNLLVVFEAVYSAGNISHAARQLALTQPAVSNSIARLRDHFGDPLFVRDVRGVKPTIRSQQMIGPVRDALRLIGEQLEDGAEIDLAIYKRLFRVVIADPLEPSIMPPLVREIDAHAPGIVVESRPPSQTQIVTELNAGTLDLACFTYFASAPGLVIELLCPIDVVAVARREHPGIAGTLDAETFARLGHVTFINELKSATNIERDIVEGGVRRRVPYMTNSLWSIAAMAGRTDLIGILPRTFAQELADGFNLALYETPMPITSQSLYMIWHERNERDIGHRWLRQKLKSTADAVFGLVG; encoded by the coding sequence ATGATGCAGAAGCCAATCCGCAACCTCGACCTCAACCTGCTGGTCGTCTTCGAGGCGGTCTATTCGGCTGGCAATATCAGCCATGCCGCGCGCCAGCTGGCCCTGACCCAACCGGCCGTCTCCAACTCGATCGCCAGGCTGCGGGACCATTTCGGCGACCCGCTGTTCGTTCGCGATGTGAGGGGCGTGAAGCCGACGATCCGCTCGCAGCAGATGATCGGGCCGGTCCGCGACGCGCTGCGGCTGATCGGCGAACAGCTGGAGGATGGGGCCGAGATCGATCTTGCCATCTACAAGCGGCTGTTCCGGGTCGTGATCGCCGATCCGCTGGAGCCCTCGATCATGCCGCCACTGGTGCGCGAGATCGACGCCCATGCGCCGGGCATCGTGGTGGAGAGCCGGCCGCCCTCGCAGACCCAGATCGTCACCGAGCTGAATGCCGGCACGCTGGATCTCGCCTGCTTCACCTATTTCGCCAGCGCGCCGGGCCTGGTCATCGAACTGCTCTGCCCGATCGACGTGGTGGCCGTGGCGCGGCGCGAGCACCCCGGCATTGCCGGCACCCTCGACGCGGAGACCTTCGCGCGCCTCGGCCATGTCACCTTCATCAACGAGCTGAAATCGGCGACCAATATCGAGCGCGACATCGTCGAGGGCGGCGTGCGCCGGCGGGTGCCCTACATGACCAACTCGCTCTGGTCGATCGCCGCCATGGCGGGCCGCACCGACCTCATCGGTATCCTGCCGCGCACTTTCGCGCAGGAACTGGCCGACGGCTTCAATCTCGCTCTGTACGAGACGCCGATGCCGATCACCAGCCAGTCGCTCTACATGATCTGGCACGAGCGCAATGAGCGCGATATCGGCCATCGCTGGCTGCGTCAGAAGCTGAAGAGCACGGCCGATGCGGTGTTTGGCCTGGTCGGCTGA
- a CDS encoding ligand-gated ion channel has protein sequence MAAGTLLRRLAAIVLTVASLGGAAAAAELTDLPVGDQLPVRVAVATRILDIAQVMETTGQLNARVELTYRWTDSRQAFDAVKAAVSHKDYFGEAATARLRQMWTPAIDIENLSGAPRQDQLGLVIESTGAITLVRRLDATFRVSIDMSSFPFDVQTLDLDLTSNRYGQREVLLVHTEADEMHSSFAQRLQTPLWRIRALNFRNASYVGWNGEPHSRMSVSVVTERLYGQYLIRIFIPFLMLMSSTLVILWTPDTTMPLAPKGALAFTTLLALVALSFTFESNFPGSMSTGTPIAQILSIGYLYVVSVLILSMLLLNKDLAWAKRHPNIYLELSGFVRWGLPGSVFVYWSALVLRATA, from the coding sequence ATGGCCGCGGGAACCCTGCTTCGACGTCTCGCGGCGATCGTCCTGACGGTCGCCTCGCTCGGCGGCGCTGCCGCTGCGGCCGAGCTGACGGACCTGCCGGTTGGCGATCAGCTGCCGGTTCGCGTGGCTGTGGCAACGCGCATCCTGGATATTGCCCAGGTGATGGAGACCACCGGGCAGCTCAATGCCCGGGTGGAGCTCACCTATCGCTGGACGGACTCGCGCCAGGCCTTCGACGCGGTGAAGGCCGCGGTGTCGCATAAGGACTATTTCGGCGAGGCCGCGACCGCGCGCCTGCGCCAGATGTGGACGCCTGCGATCGACATCGAGAACCTGTCGGGTGCCCCGCGCCAGGACCAGCTGGGCCTGGTGATCGAGTCGACCGGCGCGATCACGCTGGTGCGCCGGTTGGACGCCACGTTCCGCGTCAGCATCGACATGTCGTCGTTTCCCTTCGACGTGCAGACGCTGGACCTGGACCTGACCTCCAACCGCTATGGCCAGCGTGAGGTGCTGCTGGTCCACACCGAGGCCGACGAGATGCATTCCTCCTTTGCCCAGCGGCTGCAGACGCCGCTGTGGAGGATCCGTGCGCTCAATTTCCGCAATGCCAGCTATGTCGGGTGGAACGGCGAGCCGCACAGCCGCATGTCGGTATCGGTGGTGACCGAGCGGCTCTACGGCCAGTACCTGATCCGCATCTTCATCCCGTTCCTGATGCTGATGTCGAGCACGCTGGTGATCCTGTGGACGCCCGACACGACCATGCCGCTGGCGCCCAAGGGGGCTCTCGCCTTCACCACGCTGCTGGCGCTGGTGGCCTTGAGCTTCACCTTCGAGTCGAATTTCCCGGGCTCCATGTCCACCGGCACGCCGATCGCCCAGATCCTGTCGATCGGCTATCTCTATGTCGTGTCGGTTCTGATCCTCAGCATGCTCCTGCTGAACAAGGACCTCGCCTGGGCCAAGCGACACCCGAACATCTATCTGGAACTCAGCGGCTTCGTGCGATGGGGGCTCCCCGGCTCGGTGTTCGTCTACTGGTCGGCGCTGGTGCTGCGCGCGACGGCGTGA
- a CDS encoding cache domain-containing protein, whose amino-acid sequence MHSRAFAFTVALSTAIIAILLTFTFSHVAATLKVDEQEALRSLVAQVSEEINTSAKTLAAQAELAAHMPPLGRAVAAGTPEALTALMGESYAVLAKKYGVAVGQVNGVNGNVLFRFHEPAVRGDDFTRSRRIIVAAHASLQPQSGIEIGSSGVRVRGAAPVSHEGTLVGSIEFGQELGPLLETLKARTNADFAVVIDRRLLNVRPGTPEANVFGNLRGDSGTNWPLVAKLSELGKIALVKEPVFSFATLNGMTYGSVSSPLLDYSGSEIGVVVAAKSFNANGRSLRQLAISLIAGGIIAEIGIVAIILLVFRGMVLRPVAIVAKAAEAAAEGAAAVDLPKAGTVAEVNALIASVKRLREKVTS is encoded by the coding sequence ATGCATAGCCGCGCATTCGCCTTCACCGTCGCCCTGTCGACGGCGATCATCGCCATCCTTCTCACCTTCACTTTTTCCCATGTCGCCGCGACCCTGAAGGTCGACGAGCAGGAGGCGCTGCGCAGCCTGGTCGCGCAGGTCAGCGAAGAGATCAACACGTCAGCGAAAACCCTGGCGGCGCAGGCGGAACTGGCCGCCCACATGCCGCCCCTCGGCAGGGCCGTGGCCGCCGGGACGCCCGAGGCACTGACCGCGCTTATGGGCGAGAGCTACGCCGTGCTGGCCAAGAAATATGGCGTCGCCGTTGGCCAGGTGAACGGTGTGAACGGCAATGTGCTGTTCCGCTTCCATGAACCGGCCGTCCGCGGTGACGACTTCACCAGATCGCGGCGGATCATCGTCGCGGCTCATGCCAGCCTGCAGCCGCAGAGCGGCATCGAGATCGGATCGTCCGGCGTGCGCGTGCGCGGTGCGGCCCCCGTCTCGCATGAGGGCACGCTGGTCGGCAGCATCGAATTTGGCCAGGAGCTCGGGCCCCTGCTCGAGACGCTGAAGGCCCGCACCAATGCCGATTTCGCTGTCGTGATCGACCGCCGTCTGCTGAACGTTCGCCCGGGCACGCCCGAGGCCAATGTGTTCGGCAATCTGCGCGGCGACAGCGGCACCAACTGGCCGCTGGTCGCGAAACTGTCCGAGCTCGGCAAGATCGCCCTGGTGAAGGAGCCGGTATTCAGCTTCGCCACGCTCAACGGAATGACCTATGGCTCGGTGTCGTCGCCGCTGCTGGACTATTCCGGCTCGGAGATCGGCGTTGTCGTGGCGGCCAAGTCGTTCAACGCCAATGGCCGCTCGCTGCGCCAGCTGGCGATCTCGCTGATCGCCGGCGGCATCATCGCCGAGATCGGCATCGTCGCGATCATCCTGCTGGTCTTCCGCGGCATGGTGCTGCGTCCGGTGGCGATTGTCGCCAAGGCCGCCGAGGCCGCTGCCGAAGGGGCGGCTGCCGTCGATCTGCCCAAGGCCGGCACGGTCGCCGAAGTCAACGCGTTGATCGCGAGCGTCAAGCGTCTGCGCGAGAAGGTGACCTCGTGA
- a CDS encoding radical SAM protein, producing the protein MRTPAQDGHVFSFVLVKLASRCNIACTYCYWFRDADVYKKPAVLTDEVEDAFCQRLEEHITQHGLTSFMLVFHGGEPLLFPKRRFVALQEKLNKIEERTGCLIERGVCTNAILIDKEWAEIFVEYEIGISVSVDGPPDIHDANRIDFKGKGTHAETIRGIEFLREAGIEPGLISVCNPATDPERIISYVVDELGITQFDILPPDATHLDNPPEIGTYFTKLFDVWFDRYAERGVRIGTLDAMIQGLVGQAAVSETIGLGPTEVVTLMTDGSLEPLDVLRIVGDGSTRTDSSVLTNALQAVQQDPRWRAAYDSSTQLADVCKACEFMDACGGGHLAQRWSTERGFDNPSVYCGSWKHIFTHIWDRIAPTLVMSLQEAEKAKAGAAA; encoded by the coding sequence ATGCGGACGCCCGCGCAGGATGGCCATGTCTTCTCCTTCGTGCTGGTGAAGCTCGCGTCTCGCTGCAACATCGCCTGCACCTACTGCTATTGGTTCCGCGACGCCGACGTCTACAAGAAGCCCGCCGTACTCACCGACGAGGTGGAGGACGCCTTCTGCCAGCGCCTGGAAGAACACATCACGCAGCACGGGCTCACCTCCTTCATGCTGGTGTTCCACGGCGGCGAGCCGCTTCTGTTCCCCAAGCGGCGCTTCGTGGCGCTGCAGGAGAAGCTGAACAAGATCGAGGAGCGCACCGGCTGCCTGATCGAGCGCGGCGTGTGCACCAATGCCATCCTGATCGACAAGGAATGGGCCGAGATCTTCGTCGAATACGAGATCGGCATCAGCGTCAGCGTCGATGGTCCGCCCGATATCCACGATGCCAACCGCATCGATTTCAAGGGCAAGGGGACCCACGCGGAGACCATTCGCGGCATCGAGTTCCTGCGCGAAGCCGGCATCGAGCCCGGGCTGATCTCGGTGTGCAATCCGGCGACCGATCCGGAGCGGATCATCTCCTATGTGGTCGATGAACTGGGCATCACCCAGTTCGACATCCTGCCGCCGGATGCCACCCATCTCGACAATCCCCCCGAGATTGGCACCTATTTCACCAAGCTTTTCGACGTCTGGTTCGACCGCTACGCCGAGCGCGGCGTCCGGATCGGCACGCTGGATGCGATGATCCAGGGGCTGGTGGGGCAGGCCGCGGTCTCCGAGACGATCGGGCTCGGGCCGACGGAAGTCGTGACCCTGATGACCGATGGCTCACTGGAGCCGCTGGACGTGCTGCGGATCGTCGGTGACGGGTCCACGCGCACCGATTCCAGCGTGCTGACCAACGCGCTGCAGGCCGTGCAGCAGGACCCGCGCTGGCGCGCAGCCTATGATTCCAGCACGCAGCTGGCCGATGTCTGCAAGGCGTGCGAGTTCATGGATGCCTGCGGCGGCGGCCACCTCGCGCAGCGCTGGTCGACCGAGCGCGGCTTCGACAACCCCAGCGTCTATTGCGGCAGCTGGAAGCACATTTTCACCCATATCTGGGACCGGATCGCCCCGACGCTGGTGATGTCGCTGCAGGAGGCCGAGAAGGCCAAGGCCGGCGCTGCCGCCTGA